The genomic region TCGCTTCTCTTACAAAGCGCTCGTAATAGAGCATATATCCCGTTATGGCAAACAGCGCCATAGCAAGAGAGGATACGCAGTATAGAACGAGCCCTGCGACCCCGAAGAAATCGCCGCTATGCAACGGAAATATACTGCTAATAAA from Helicobacteraceae bacterium harbors:
- a CDS encoding PepSY domain-containing protein, with translation FISSIFPLHSGDFFGVAGLVLYCVSSLAMALFAITGYMLYYERFVREAKRKKAKKESAASEEVLPQVAARSAGELV